A region of Oncorhynchus keta strain PuntledgeMale-10-30-2019 unplaced genomic scaffold, Oket_V2 Un_contig_18770_pilon_pilon, whole genome shotgun sequence DNA encodes the following proteins:
- the bud31 gene encoding protein BUD31 homolog — protein MPKVKRSRKPPPDGWELIEPTLDELDQKMREAETEPHEGKRKVESLWPIFRLHHQRSRYIFDLFYKRKAISRELYDYCIKESYADKNLIAKWKKQGYENLCCLRCIQTRDTNFGTNCICRVPKSKLEVVSTIVLLHNTIVLLHYYTIL, from the exons ATGCCGAAAGTGAAAAGGAGCAGGAAACCACCGCCGGATGGCTGGGAGTTGATTGAACCGACATTGGACGAATTAGACCAAAAAATGAGAGAAG CCGAGACGGAGCCTCACGAGGGAAAGAGGAAGGTGGAGTCCCTGTGGCCGATATTCAGACTGCATCATCAGAGGAGCAGATATATCTTCGACTTGTTCTACAAGAGGAAGGCCatcagcagag agctgtATGACTACTGTATAAAGGAGAGTTATGCTGATAAGAACCTGATCGCTAAGTGGAAGAAGCAGGGATACGAGAACCTGTGCTGCCTTCGATGCATCCAGACACGAGACACCAACTTTGGAACCAACTGCATCTGTAGAGTTCCCAAGAGCAAACTGGAGGTGGTgagtactatagtactactacacaatactatagtactactacactactacacaatactatag